Proteins co-encoded in one Chrysemys picta bellii isolate R12L10 chromosome 13, ASM1138683v2, whole genome shotgun sequence genomic window:
- the LOC112060484 gene encoding Fc receptor-like protein 5, whose amino-acid sequence MGNQGPYTCQYWRKESGQEIPSTESNKVYITVQAPPVAPTLSLHPPHPLYLPGERVTLRCSAPGSDRLQGYTFYGEQERLIHDEVPAPAGGAGLEIVAEMGKVGVYTCAYWIPRSGRHILSERSRPVSLSVQDPPEAPSLSLSPPHLVYLPGESVTLTCSPPRGTPVAAGFQFSRNGGWRITSRSSNAHALNITGPEDSRSYTCVYWIRPSGRKIQSPDSRPVSIKVTAPPQAPTLSLDPPHAMYLSGEWLNFSCSAPGAQEVTGYRFYKRRPEQSSVELPSPRGGPRLEILAAVGDEGPYTCQYWSRWSGRELPSGLSQPIIIRVTEPPPAPRLTLAPPHPVYGTGEQVTLRCLAPRGDGVVRYRFYRQRRGLIADGVPEPTGGARLELRTETGTAGLYVCVYWILRAGREVPSRESQPVSMSVTDPPAKPLVSLSPDYPAYVAGDKVEINCSAPPGASPVQYGFYQNRTPLGSPPGNASSWQTDLQANTRNTTRSFACTYMELIQGREVPSYASDPVSISVFPALAAPSLLLIPPHPLYVTGETVTAECVVPAKPYVPRAHWVLRDREARPEPPEPRFPLNVTHSDSGTYQCGYSTELHGRHLRSPPSETVPLSVTDPPPQPQLSVDPPSGVVSEGLPLLITCTAPGDTSERRCHFYKDGAEITSGDTGSEISTMEPGTSFMNSVLSILRASPSNTGQFSCGYEVNMSGRWIPSPRSQAVNVTVTAWSLPVPLVAGCGGAATALALLLLLICLCRKKTAATRRLSTSYWKSRELRRSQIARRSTDISGVNMCLQQMTEGGWPQAASQDWGLLPKLPAEGPRPGRAAGGAAPPKSQNKEDDADSGAEFEFPDIDPTYAQVTFSCSTFRQGQGLSDTCDL is encoded by the exons ATGGGGAATCAGGGGCCCTACACCTGCCAGTACTGGAGAAAGGAGTCTGGGCAGGAGATCCCATCCACCGAGAGTAACAAGGTCTATATAACCGTGCAGG CCCCCCCGGTGGCCCCCAcgctctccctgcaccccccacacccgctCTATCTCCCAGGGGAGCGTGTGACCCTCAGGTGCTCGGCTCCAGGGAGCGACAGGCTGCAGGGATACACGTTCTACGGGGAACAGGAGAGGCTGATCCATGACGAGGTCCCTGCcccggctgggggcgctgggctggagaTCGTGGCCGAGATGGGGAAAGTCGGGGTGTATACCTGTGCGTACTGGATCCCGCGATCCGGGCGACATATCCTGTCAGAGAGAAGCCGGCCAGTGTCCCTATCAGTGCAAG ACCCCCCAGAAGCTCCAtccctctccctgagccccccacacctcgTGTACCTCCCCGGGGAGTCTGTCACGCTCACATGTTCCCCTCCACGGGGGACACCAGTGGCTGCCGGATTCCAGTTCTCCAGGAACGGGGGATGGAGGATCACATCCAGGAGCAGCAATGCCCACGCCCTGAACATCACAGGGCCGGAGGACTCCAGGTCGTACACCTGTGTGTACTGGATACGCCCATCCGGGCGGAAGATCCAGTCCCCAGACAGCCGCCCCGTCTCCATCAAGGTCACAG CCCCCCCGCAGGCCCCCACGCTCTCGCTGGACCCCCCGCACGCCATGTATCTCTCAGGGGAATGGCTCAACTTCAGCTGCTCGGCTCCCGGGGCCCAGGAAGTGACAGGCTACAGATTCTACAAGCGACGGCCGGagcagagctctgtggagctgccATCGCCCCGGGGGGGACCTCGGCTGGAGATCCTGGCTGCGGTGGGTGATGAAGGACCATACACCTGCCAGTACTGGAGCAGGTGGTCCGGACGAGAGCTCCCCTCGGGGCTCAGCCAGCCCATCATCATACGTGTGACGG AGCCGCCCCCTGCCCCTCGGCTCACTCTGGCTCCCCCGCACCCCGTGTACGGCACAGGGGAGCAGGTGACCCTCAGGTGCTTGGCTCCCCGGGGCGACGGGGTGGTCAGGTACAGATTCTACAGGCAACGAAGGGGGCTGATCGCTGACGGGGTCCCTGAGCCGACTGGGGGCGCCCGGCTGGAGCTCAGGACTGAGACGGGGACGGCCGGGCTGTACGTCTGTGTGTACTGGATACTGCGCGCCGGGCGAGAGGTGCCATCCAGGGAGAGCCAGCCTGTCTCCATGTCTGTGACAG ATCCCCCTGCGAAGCCCTTGGTGTCCCTGTCTCCGGACTATCCGGCCTATGTGGCTGGAGACAAAGTGGAGATTAACTGCTCGGCTCCCCCCGGTGCCTCCCCGGTGCAGTACGGGTTTTACCAGAACAGGACACCCCTAGGATCCCCGCCAGGAAACGCTTCATCTTGGCAGACGGATCTTCAAGCAAACACCAGAAACACCACCCGGTCCTTCGCCTGCACCTACATGGAGCTGATCCAGGGGAGGGAAGTGCCCTCCTATGCCAGCGACCCCGTCTCCATCTCCGTGTTCCCGGCGCTGGccgccccatccctgctgctcaTCCCGCCCCACCCGCTCTACGTGACGGGCGAGACGGTGACGGCCGAGTGCGTCGTCCCCGCTAAGCCCTACGTCCCCCGGGCCCACTGGGTGCTGAGAGACAGGGAGGCACGTCCAGAACCGCCGGAGCCCCGGTTCCCTCTGAACGTCACCCACAGCGACAGCGGGACCTACCAGTGTGGGTACAGCACAGAGCTCCACGGACGCCACCTCCGCTCACCCCCCAGCGAGACGGTGCCACTGAGCGTGACTG atccccctccccagccacagcTGAGTGTGGATCCCCCGTCCGGAGTGGTGAGCGAAGGGCTCCCCCTGCTCATCACCTGCACGGCCCCCGGGGACACCAGTGAGAGGAGGTGTCACTTCTACAAGGATGGAGCTGAGATCACCTCTGGGGACACAGGGTCTGAGATCAGCACCATGGAGCCCGGCACCAGCTTTATGAACTCTGTACTCAGCATACTGCGAGCCAGTCCCAGCAACACCGGGCAATTCAGCTGCGGGTACGAGGTGAACATGAGCGGCAGGTGGATCCCATCCCCCAGGAGCCAGGCTGTGAACGTCACCGTGACAG CCTGGTCTCTGCCCGTCCCCCTGGTGGCTGGGTGCGGTGGGGCTGCCACGGCtctggcgctgctgctgctgcttatcTGCCTCTGCAGGAAGAAGACGGCAG ctaCCCGCCGGCTCTCCAC GTCCTACTGGAAGAGCCGGGAGCTGCGCCGGTCGCAGATAGCGAGACG GTCGACTGACATCTCTGGGGTCAATATGT GTCTCCAGCAGATGACcgaggggggctggccccaggcagcGTCCCAGGACTGGGGGCTGCTCCCCAAGCTCCccgcagaggggcccaggcctggGCGAGCAGCCGGGGGGGCAGCACCCCCTAAGAGCCAGAATAAGGAAGACGACGCAGACTCCGGGGCTGAGTTTGAATTCCCG GACATCGATCCAACGTACGCGCAAGTCACGTTCTCCTGCTCCACCTTCCGCCAGGGCCAGGGGCTGTCGGACACCTGTGACCTGTGA